One Centroberyx gerrardi isolate f3 chromosome 2, fCenGer3.hap1.cur.20231027, whole genome shotgun sequence DNA window includes the following coding sequences:
- the smtna gene encoding uncharacterized protein smtna produces the protein MEAKADSGPAVSDSPSGSLTSQELTAIEDEEVLNKMLDKAVDFEERRMLRAALRELLKKKRDKREKERGSRQQDLRQQGLSKGGTTGGITSIGRASMNQPSSHKPTSQFSPSPSKTTASNATPTVAPAQKCPAAAAPNTKNVKQMLLDWCRAKTEPYEGVEIHNFSSSWSDGIAFCALVHRFFPDAFEYSILNPNKRRDNFQLAFSTAERLADCPPLLDVDDLLRMAEPDWKCVYTYIQEFYRCLVEKGLVKTKKRP, from the exons ATGGAGGCAAAGGCTGACAGTGGACCAGCAGTGTCTGACAGTCCGTCAGGCTCGCTGACCAGCCAGGAACTGACTGCAATTGAGGATGAGGAGGTTCTCAATAAGATG CTGGACAAGGCAGTGGATTTTGAAGAGAGACGAATGCTACGAGCCGCATTAAGGGAACTGCTCAAGAAGAAGAGAG ATAAGCGGGAGAAGGAGCGAGGGTCCAGGCAGCAGGACTTGAGGCAGCAGGGCTTAAGCAAAGGAGGAACAACAGGCGGGATCACGAGTATAGGAAGGGCCTCCATGAACCAGCCGTCATCACACA AGCCGACCAGCCAGTTCTCTCCATCACCCTCCAAGACAACAGCCAG CAACGCCACTCCCACTGTAGCCCCGGCCCAGAAATGCCCTGCCGCTGCAGCACCCAATACTAAAAATGTCAAACAGATGCTACTAGATTGGTGCAGAGCCAAAACAGAGCCATATGAG GGGGTAGAAATCCACAACTTCTCCTCAAGTTGGAGTGACGGCATAGCCTTCTGCGCCTTGGTGCACCGATTCTTCCCTGACGCCTTTGAATACTCCATCCTCAACCCCAACAAGCGCAGGGACAACTTCCAGCTGGCTTTCAGCACTGCAGA GAGGCTGGCAGATTGCCCCCCTCTGCTGGACGTTGATGACTTACTCCGGATGGCTGAGCCGGACTGGAAGTGCGTGTACACATACATCCAGGAGTTCTACCGATGCCTGGTGGAAAAAGGCCTGGTCAAAACTAAAAAGCGACCCTAG